A single Paracholeplasma manati DNA region contains:
- a CDS encoding NusG domain II-containing protein, which produces MKTKTKHDTLVVGVLLILFGAILVISLVTRKSGEQAYIKYKNTTMFAINLENGEFTKANNQTVYTVDALPDIQGDQLLIESIEFTDLTLGQGIVKYQNNYFILGNLGFIWIEYKDNKVRVKEETSPYNICSRVGFSDLQPIICLPNYVTIEFRDLGLDVII; this is translated from the coding sequence GTGAAGACAAAAACGAAGCATGATACCTTAGTGGTTGGCGTATTGCTCATTTTATTTGGAGCCATCCTAGTCATTTCATTAGTCACCCGTAAGAGTGGAGAACAAGCATACATCAAGTATAAAAATACCACTATGTTCGCCATCAACTTAGAGAATGGTGAATTCACCAAAGCCAATAATCAAACGGTATATACCGTGGATGCCTTACCAGATATTCAAGGGGATCAACTACTGATAGAATCCATTGAGTTTACGGATTTAACTTTAGGACAAGGCATTGTTAAGTATCAAAATAACTATTTTATTTTGGGTAATCTTGGCTTCATTTGGATTGAATACAAGGATAACAAGGTGAGGGTAAAAGAAGAAACCAGCCCATATAATATATGTAGTAGAGTTGGTTTTTCAGATTTACAACCCATCATTTGTTTACCCAATTATGTTACCATCGAGTTTAGAGATTTGGGATTGGATGTGATCATATAA
- a CDS encoding FAD:protein FMN transferase — protein MKKYFAILCLLCTILLQPNTQIHATEPSILLQREMEYMSTQILVTLYEGEEADLDAIEDIYRTYSHLADNYTAPDLTNDDPLYHEKNIVTINENRGVSPVVVDQRLYDLIKLSVNHHNQSNGFFNPAIGNAIDIWKSAIYSEFMYGELPKSVFDQVQLDLEEISNSVNPSSIIFNDNDRSVFINNDNLKLDLGAIAKGYATQKTKEYLDSKNITKYMINAGRSNIIVGVHPDDSDTNDRPFRVGLEDPLRIYQNGISGILEVRNKAVVTSGNYEQFVTYEGKVYHHIISPFDFEPKQYYHVVTIIGDDSALLDSMSTALFSMPLDQATILVQSLGIEAIFYMYDGSIETVNLTQNFRQSEPLADEPNDLTNLYIILGGVVIVGGALIIGISVYDKKKKAKGDVREDKNEA, from the coding sequence ATGAAAAAATATTTTGCAATTTTGTGTCTTTTATGCACAATTTTACTACAACCGAATACACAAATTCACGCCACAGAACCTTCGATTTTGTTACAGCGTGAAATGGAATATATGAGTACACAAATCCTCGTGACCCTCTATGAAGGTGAAGAAGCTGATTTGGATGCGATAGAAGACATATACCGCACTTACAGCCATTTAGCAGACAATTATACAGCACCAGATTTAACCAATGATGACCCACTATATCACGAAAAAAACATCGTAACCATCAATGAGAATAGAGGCGTTTCACCAGTGGTTGTGGATCAACGTTTATACGATCTCATCAAGCTCAGTGTGAATCACCATAACCAATCCAATGGGTTCTTTAACCCAGCGATTGGCAACGCCATTGATATCTGGAAAAGTGCCATATATAGCGAATTTATGTATGGAGAACTACCAAAGAGTGTATTTGATCAAGTGCAACTAGACCTCGAAGAAATCTCCAATTCAGTCAACCCTTCTAGCATTATTTTTAACGATAATGACCGTTCGGTTTTCATCAACAATGATAACCTAAAATTGGACTTAGGCGCGATTGCGAAAGGGTATGCGACCCAAAAAACCAAAGAGTATTTAGACTCTAAAAACATAACCAAATACATGATTAATGCAGGTCGTTCAAACATCATCGTCGGGGTTCATCCGGATGATTCTGATACCAATGACCGTCCGTTTAGGGTTGGTTTAGAAGATCCTTTAAGAATATATCAAAATGGTATTTCAGGTATCCTTGAAGTGAGAAACAAAGCTGTGGTTACATCCGGTAACTATGAACAATTCGTAACCTATGAAGGTAAAGTATACCACCACATCATTTCACCGTTTGATTTCGAACCTAAACAGTATTACCATGTCGTTACCATCATCGGTGATGATTCAGCGTTGTTAGACTCCATGTCTACAGCACTTTTCTCGATGCCTCTAGATCAAGCAACGATATTGGTTCAAAGCCTGGGTATTGAAGCCATCTTTTACATGTACGATGGGTCAATAGAAACCGTCAATTTGACACAAAACTTTAGACAAAGCGAACCTCTCGCCGATGAACCGAATGACTTAACCAACCTCTATATTATTTTAGGTGGCGTGGTCATTGTCGGTGGTGCACTGATTATTGGCATCAGTGTTTACGACAAAAAGAAAAAAGCTAAGGGGGATGTTCGTGAAGACAAAAACGAAGCATGA
- a CDS encoding electron transport complex protein RnfA has protein sequence MTLEVFFVSLISSMLINNIIVIKFLGICSFLGVSKKMSNVWGMSAAVMFVMMISTAITYPLYFYVLDPLGVGYVDTIAFILVIAAVVQLVEMLLKKYVESLYRGLGVYLPLITTNCAVLGVAQTNITEAADYLDALTITFGTVLGYTLVIVAFSAIRIRLDSANVPKAFKGMPIALVVAGLMSLAFLGLQGLI, from the coding sequence ATGACATTAGAAGTATTTTTCGTATCGTTAATTAGCTCCATGCTAATCAACAACATCATCGTCATCAAGTTCTTAGGTATTTGTTCCTTCTTAGGCGTTTCTAAGAAGATGTCTAACGTATGGGGTATGAGTGCAGCCGTCATGTTCGTCATGATGATCTCTACTGCCATTACATACCCGCTTTATTTCTATGTACTTGACCCACTAGGGGTTGGTTATGTAGATACCATCGCCTTCATCCTTGTCATCGCAGCCGTGGTTCAATTGGTTGAGATGTTGCTAAAAAAATATGTTGAAAGCTTATACCGTGGTTTAGGGGTATACCTACCACTCATCACCACCAACTGTGCGGTCCTTGGGGTTGCACAAACCAATATCACAGAAGCAGCAGACTATTTAGATGCCTTAACGATTACTTTCGGTACAGTATTAGGTTACACCTTAGTCATCGTCGCATTCTCTGCCATTCGAATTAGACTTGATTCAGCGAATGTCCCTAAAGCATTTAAAGGCATGCCGATCGCGTTAGTGGTTGCAGGCTTAATGTCACTTGCATTCTTAGGCTTACAAGGACTCATCTAA
- a CDS encoding (Fe-S)-binding protein, with protein sequence MIQATLVLGGLGLLLGVGLAFAAKYLEVFEDERIAAVEKMLPNYNCGACGTPGCHAFATEIVSGKAGNVSRCKPGKPDKHYNPILQYLKDHPNPDGTPVSIKL encoded by the coding sequence ATGATACAAGCTACACTCGTTTTAGGTGGCCTTGGATTACTGCTCGGCGTTGGATTGGCCTTCGCTGCTAAATACCTTGAAGTATTTGAAGATGAACGTATCGCTGCCGTTGAAAAAATGTTACCAAACTACAACTGTGGTGCGTGTGGAACCCCTGGGTGCCATGCGTTCGCAACCGAAATCGTCTCCGGTAAAGCCGGTAACGTTTCTCGTTGTAAACCTGGTAAACCAGACAAACACTACAACCCAATTCTTCAATATTTAAAAGACCATCCAAATCCAGACGGTACACCAGTTTCAATCAAACTTTAA
- the rsxE gene encoding electron transport complex subunit RsxE, whose translation MSDAVVLKKKDIFMTGVIKENATFKMMLGMCPALAVTNSFESAFGMGLMVILVLGLTNAIISALRNVIPNDVRIPSYIVIIATVVTALSMFVDAFAGALAESLGVFIPLIAVNCIVLGRAESFASKNGVLNSFIDGLGSATGFTLSITLIGIIREVLGKGSLALGVLLPLPFETTLRIFPSEFGLGVLVSPPGAFLVIGLLLGLFAAVGNAKPKKKVVAKK comes from the coding sequence ATGAGCGACGCAGTCGTATTAAAGAAAAAAGATATATTCATGACGGGTGTCATCAAAGAAAACGCCACATTCAAAATGATGCTTGGGATGTGTCCTGCGCTTGCGGTTACAAACTCATTTGAATCCGCATTCGGTATGGGCTTGATGGTTATCCTGGTTTTAGGTTTAACCAACGCCATCATCTCAGCACTTAGAAACGTCATTCCAAACGATGTTCGTATTCCATCTTACATCGTCATTATCGCAACCGTCGTTACCGCGCTATCCATGTTCGTTGACGCGTTTGCAGGTGCACTTGCTGAATCTTTAGGGGTATTCATCCCATTGATCGCAGTTAACTGTATCGTCTTAGGTAGAGCAGAGTCCTTCGCATCGAAAAATGGTGTGTTGAACTCCTTCATCGATGGGTTAGGTTCCGCTACAGGCTTTACCTTATCCATCACATTGATTGGTATCATCCGTGAAGTTTTAGGTAAAGGTTCATTAGCCCTAGGCGTATTGTTACCATTACCATTCGAAACAACCTTACGTATTTTCCCTAGCGAATTCGGTCTTGGCGTCTTAGTGTCGCCACCAGGTGCCTTCTTGGTCATCGGGTTATTATTAGGCTTATTCGCAGCCGTTGGCAACGCCAAACCTAAAAAGAAAGTGGTGGCTAAAAAATGA